One window of Thermodesulfovibrio aggregans genomic DNA carries:
- a CDS encoding YicC/YloC family endoribonuclease, translating to MIESLTGYGYSEKGIFRVEAKSLNHRFLEINLKLPQILSKYEIEIRNLIREKFLRGKIDITVTINYRAKTGKIYLNKNLAKQLYEAFIDLKKELSILGSIDISMFANFREIFVYEEEEPDLNTLMLALTEALDSLHEMRKREGELIKQTLTEISDNLEQDLANLETLVDISYNNYINSLKNRVKQLITENNLDEKRIFEQIFLYAQKVDIKEEVDRLRSHIIQFKESILKGGAMGKKLDFLLQEMNREINTVLSKTEDFQVKTLGIEIKTKIERLKEQIQNIQ from the coding sequence TTGATAGAAAGCCTTACTGGTTATGGATATTCTGAAAAAGGAATATTTAGAGTTGAGGCAAAATCTCTAAATCACCGATTTCTTGAGATAAATCTTAAATTACCCCAAATACTTTCAAAATATGAAATTGAGATAAGAAACCTCATAAGAGAAAAATTCCTTAGAGGCAAAATAGATATTACCGTAACGATTAATTATAGAGCAAAAACTGGTAAAATCTATCTAAATAAAAATCTTGCTAAACAACTTTATGAAGCTTTTATTGATTTAAAAAAAGAGTTAAGTATTCTTGGCTCTATTGATATTTCTATGTTTGCAAACTTTAGAGAAATCTTTGTATATGAAGAAGAGGAACCTGATTTAAATACCCTTATGCTTGCTCTGACAGAAGCTCTTGACTCACTCCATGAGATGAGAAAAAGAGAAGGAGAATTGATAAAACAAACTCTAACAGAAATTAGCGACAATCTTGAACAGGATTTGGCAAATTTAGAAACTTTGGTTGATATAAGTTATAATAATTATATTAATTCTTTGAAAAATAGAGTAAAACAGTTAATAACAGAAAATAATCTTGATGAAAAACGAATTTTTGAACAGATTTTTCTTTATGCACAGAAAGTAGATATAAAAGAGGAAGTTGATAGACTTCGTAGCCATATCATACAGTTTAAAGAAAGTATTTTAAAAGGTGGAGCAATGGGAAAAAAGCTGGATTTTTTACTTCAGGAGATGAATAGAGAGATTAATACAGTTCTGTCAAAAACAGAGGATTTTCAAGTTAAAACTCTGGGCATTGAAATAAAAACAAAAATTGAAAGACTAAAAGAACAGATTCAGAATATTCAATGA
- the rpoZ gene encoding DNA-directed RNA polymerase subunit omega codes for MEKKDQIFDIISLPIEIDRTKIDSRYRLALIAAQRAAELSLGATPKMEKKVKKVTTLSLLEVLSNKIEYITGEEALKAKEKIEHINVKKLLEEKRRAIPDLSELEKDLKVYLNEKESAEKMLEELFSDHSEQQSDEQE; via the coding sequence ATGGAAAAAAAAGATCAAATTTTTGATATTATTTCTCTGCCAATAGAGATTGACAGGACAAAAATTGATTCCAGATATCGCCTTGCACTTATAGCAGCTCAAAGGGCTGCTGAACTTTCTCTTGGCGCTACACCAAAAATGGAAAAAAAAGTAAAAAAAGTTACAACCCTGAGTTTACTTGAGGTCTTATCAAATAAAATAGAATACATTACCGGTGAAGAAGCCTTAAAGGCTAAAGAAAAAATTGAACATATTAATGTTAAAAAACTTCTTGAAGAAAAAAGAAGAGCAATTCCTGATCTAAGCGAGCTTGAGAAAGATCTAAAGGTTTACCTGAATGAGAAGGAATCCGCTGAAAAAATGCTTGAAGAACTGTTTTCAGACCATTCAGAACAACAATCTGATGAGCAAGAATAA
- a CDS encoding phosphatase PAP2 family protein, with protein sequence MFIFSDKIYYFSNFFVLYISMVIFQFFLIRVPENALTSFIKNIGFPVLSVLIAFDTVGELIPYINPEDIDMVLLKIDYSILGFYPYLYFDKIANPLLTEIMQISYCFYYFLPFIIGIYLIKNGDRKEFYRALFIVLLCYYLSYIGYILFPALGPRYSIAHVFKNELNGLFLADKIRDFLNSLEGIKRDAFPSGHVAISLVVLFLMWKYSKKLFLLCSIPVLFLIISTIYCRYHYFADVLSGIFLSVVTFIAGNLYYNFWLSKNGNTFIKR encoded by the coding sequence GTGTTTATTTTTTCCGATAAAATTTATTATTTTTCTAATTTTTTCGTACTTTACATCTCTATGGTTATCTTCCAGTTCTTTCTAATTAGAGTTCCCGAAAATGCTCTCACCTCTTTTATAAAAAACATTGGATTCCCTGTTCTTTCTGTATTGATAGCCTTTGATACAGTTGGTGAGCTTATACCTTACATTAATCCAGAAGATATAGATATGGTCCTACTAAAGATAGATTATTCAATTCTGGGATTTTACCCCTATCTCTACTTTGACAAAATAGCCAACCCTTTATTAACTGAAATCATGCAAATCTCATACTGTTTTTATTATTTTCTTCCATTTATAATTGGCATCTATCTCATTAAAAATGGTGACAGAAAAGAATTTTACAGAGCTCTCTTTATCGTTCTCTTATGTTATTACCTTTCATACATTGGTTATATACTTTTTCCAGCACTTGGTCCAAGATACAGCATTGCTCATGTATTTAAAAACGAATTAAATGGTTTGTTTTTAGCAGACAAAATCAGAGATTTTTTAAACTCTCTTGAAGGAATAAAAAGAGACGCCTTCCCAAGTGGACATGTAGCAATATCCTTAGTTGTTCTATTTTTAATGTGGAAATATAGTAAAAAACTTTTTTTATTGTGCAGTATTCCGGTATTGTTTTTAATAATTTCCACAATTTACTGTAGATATCACTATTTTGCGGATGTTCTGTCTGGAATTTTTCTATCTGTTGTAACTTTTATTGCAGGTAATTTATACTATAATTTTTGGTTATCAAAAAATGGAAATACCTTTATCAAAAGATAG
- the gmk gene encoding guanylate kinase — protein MRQTGQKMNLYKRGNIFVISAPSGSGKTTLCNKLIKALPDLKMSISHTTRKPRAGEIEGVDYFFVDKETFEKMISNNEFIEWAEVYGNFYGTSKSVLQQLMEKGYDILLDIDTEGAKNMKKLYPESILIFILPPSLEELERRLLNRNEDKDIIKKRLSKANEEISNYKFYDYVVINDNLEKAFNELLCIVCAERLKTKKIKDDEIEKIFKK, from the coding sequence ATGAGACAAACAGGACAGAAGATGAATCTCTATAAAAGAGGAAATATTTTTGTTATTTCTGCTCCTTCTGGCTCTGGTAAAACAACATTGTGCAATAAACTAATTAAAGCATTACCTGATTTAAAGATGAGCATTTCGCATACGACAAGAAAGCCTAGAGCTGGTGAAATAGAGGGTGTAGATTATTTTTTTGTAGATAAAGAGACTTTTGAAAAAATGATATCTAATAACGAATTTATTGAATGGGCAGAAGTTTACGGAAACTTCTATGGAACTTCCAAAAGTGTTTTACAGCAGTTGATGGAAAAAGGATATGATATATTACTTGATATTGACACAGAGGGCGCAAAAAATATGAAAAAACTCTATCCTGAAAGTATCTTAATTTTTATTCTTCCACCTTCTTTAGAAGAACTCGAGAGAAGACTTTTAAATAGAAATGAAGATAAAGATATAATAAAAAAAAGATTGAGCAAAGCAAACGAAGAAATTTCTAACTATAAATTTTATGACTATGTTGTAATAAATGATAACCTTGAAAAAGCTTTTAATGAGTTGCTTTGCATTGTTTGCGCTGAAAGACTTAAAACAAAAAAAATAAAAGACGATGAAATAGAAAAAATCTTTAAAAAATAA
- a CDS encoding DUF370 domain-containing protein, which yields MSFINIGFGNIVSLSRIVAVVNPGSSPMKRIKDEAKKRGKLIDVTEGRKTRSIIITDSDHVILSALQVETILQRINETNRTEDESL from the coding sequence ATGAGTTTCATAAATATAGGTTTTGGCAATATAGTATCTCTATCAAGAATTGTTGCAGTAGTAAATCCTGGGTCTTCTCCTATGAAAAGAATAAAGGATGAAGCAAAAAAACGAGGAAAACTCATTGATGTGACTGAAGGGAGAAAAACACGTTCAATTATAATTACTGACAGTGACCATGTAATACTGAGCGCATTACAGGTTGAAACAATTTTGCAGAGAATTAATGAGACAAACAGGACAGAAGATGAATCTCTATAA
- a CDS encoding DUF167 domain-containing protein codes for MEIPLSKDRDGFLLKVNVKTGAKNSGAEGVEGDVLKLKLKAQPHNGLANKELIEILSEILNVPKSKIEIIKGKTSRNKLIKIKGELD; via the coding sequence ATGGAAATACCTTTATCAAAAGATAGAGATGGATTTTTATTGAAAGTAAATGTTAAAACTGGAGCAAAAAACTCTGGTGCTGAAGGAGTTGAAGGAGATGTATTAAAATTAAAACTTAAGGCTCAACCACACAATGGATTGGCAAATAAAGAGCTTATTGAGATACTTTCTGAGATACTGAATGTACCAAAATCAAAAATTGAGATAATAAAAGGTAAAACTTCAAGAAATAAACTTATCAAAATAAAAGGAGAATTAGATTGA